In Mus musculus strain C57BL/6J chromosome 9, GRCm38.p6 C57BL/6J, one genomic interval encodes:
- the Lysmd2 gene encoding lysM and putative peptidoglycan-binding domain-containing protein 2 encodes MADLSPAPALREGGPRAHRPSAPSPPPRSRSTSEPEEAELSLSLARTKTRSYGSTASVRAPLGAGVIERHVEHRVRAGDTLQGIALKYGVTMEQIKRANKLFTNDCIFLKKTLSIPILSEKPLLFNGLNSIDSPESETVDSSFCQEEEPVVSEEELPPPSPQDPDPKPAQPEEVSARDFLQRLDLQIKLSTQAARKLKEESRDEESPYAASLYHS; translated from the exons ATGGCGGATCTCTCGCCTGCGCCGGCCCTGCGGGAAGGCGGCCCCCGTGCGCACCGGCCCTCGGCGCCCTCCCCTCCGCCGCGCTCTCGCTCCACCTCGGAGCCCGAGGAGGCCGAGCTGTCGCTGAGCCTGGCCCGCACCAAGACCCGCTCGTACGGCAGCACGGCCAGCGTGCGGGCGCCTCTGGGCGCCGGCGTCATCGAGCGCCATGTGGAGCACCGGGTCCGCGCCGGGGACACGCTTCAGGGCATCGCGCTCAAGTACGGAGTCACG atggAACAGATCAAAAGGGCCAACAAACTGTTTACCAATGACTGTATATTTCTGAAGAAGACGCTGAGCATCCCAATCCTGTCGGAGAAGCCTTTGCTGTTTAATGGACTTAACTCCATTGATTCTCCGGAAAGTGAAACTGTCGACAGCAGCTTTTGTCAGGAAGAGGAGCCTGTAGTGTCTGAGGAAgaactgccccctcccagtcctcAGGACCCGGACCCCAAGCCTGCGCAACCCGAGGAAGTGTCTGCCAGAGATTTCCTGCAAAGACTGGACTTACAGATTAAACTCTCAACACAGGCAGCCAGGAAACTCAAAGAAGAGAGCAG GGATGAAGAGAGTCCCTATGCTGCCTCTCTTTATCATAGTTAG
- the Lysmd2 gene encoding lysM and putative peptidoglycan-binding domain-containing protein 2 isoform X1, whose product MEQIKRANKLFTNDCIFLKKTLSIPILSEKPLLFNGLNSIDSPESETVDSSFCQEEEPVVSEEELPPPSPQDPDPKPAQPEEVSARDFLQRLDLQIKLSTQAARKLKEESRDEESPYAASLYHS is encoded by the exons atggAACAGATCAAAAGGGCCAACAAACTGTTTACCAATGACTGTATATTTCTGAAGAAGACGCTGAGCATCCCAATCCTGTCGGAGAAGCCTTTGCTGTTTAATGGACTTAACTCCATTGATTCTCCGGAAAGTGAAACTGTCGACAGCAGCTTTTGTCAGGAAGAGGAGCCTGTAGTGTCTGAGGAAgaactgccccctcccagtcctcAGGACCCGGACCCCAAGCCTGCGCAACCCGAGGAAGTGTCTGCCAGAGATTTCCTGCAAAGACTGGACTTACAGATTAAACTCTCAACACAGGCAGCCAGGAAACTCAAAGAAGAGAGCAG GGATGAAGAGAGTCCCTATGCTGCCTCTCTTTATCATAGTTAG